A genomic region of Cannabis sativa cultivar Pink pepper isolate KNU-18-1 chromosome 1, ASM2916894v1, whole genome shotgun sequence contains the following coding sequences:
- the LOC115704526 gene encoding protein IQ-domain 26-like translates to MGKAMRWLKGLFGMKKEKDYKPNSNSGDRKDKTVFSSGKEYSDGLCHNPATIPPNLSSAEASWLRSYYNDTEKEQNKHAIAVAAATAAAADAAVAAAQAAVAVVRLTSHGRGTMFQGSHEKWAVVKIQTVFRGYLARKALRALKGLVKLQALVRGYLVRKQATATLHGMQALIRAQATVRSQKTRGFIFNNETISRFDNRARKSMSNLQERFDDSKSDHIAPIHSRRLSASLDTSFTTIDESPKIVEVDTGRPKSRSRRTNTSVSDFGDDPSCQALSSPLPCRIPTRISIPDCRNCQESEWGFTGDECRFSTAQSTPRFLNSAASNAPTTPAKSVCADNYFRGYGNYPNYMANTKSFKAKLRSYSAPKQRPEPGPKKRLSLNELMESRNSLSGVRMQRSCSQVQDAISFKNTVMGKLDRCSDVGRETERTYLQRR, encoded by the exons ATGGGTAAAGCAATGAGGTGGCTTAAGGGCTTGTTTGGgatgaagaaagaaaaagactaCAAACCCAATTCCAACTCCGGTGACCGGAAAGACAAGACAGTTTTTAGCTCGGGAAAGGAGTACTCCGACGGCTTATGTCATAATCCGGCAACTATTCCACCTAACTTATCGTCAGCCGAGGCTTCTTGGCTCAGATCATATTATAATGACACAGAGAAGGAACAGAACAAGCACGCAATAGCCGTGGCGGCGGCAACGGCTGCTGCAGCTGACGCTGCTGTGGCTGCAGCTCAGGCTGCCGTGGCTGTCGTTAGGCTCACTAGCCATGGCAGAGGTACTATGTTCCAAGGCAGCCATGAAAAATGGGCTGTTGTAAAGATTCAAACTGTTTTCAGAGGGTACTTG GCTAGAAAAGCTCTGAGAGCTTTGAAAGGACTAGTGAAACTACAGGCACTAGTAAGAGGGTATTTAGTAAGGAAGCAAGCCACTGCAACTCTCCATGGTATGCAAGCTTTAATAAGAGCTCAAGCCACGGTTCGATCCCAAAAAACTCGTGGCTTCATATTCAACAATGAAACCATTAGTAGGTTTGATAACAGAGCACGAAAATCCATG TCCAATTTGCAGGAGAGATTTGATGATAGTAAAAGTGATCACATAGCTCCCATTCATAGCCGGAGGCTCTCTGCTTCTTTAGACACAAGTTTCACCACCATTGATGAGAGTCCCAAGATTGTGGAAGTTGATACAGGAAGGCCTAAATCCAGGTCTCGTAGAACAAACACCTCAGTCTCCGATTTCGGAGATGACCCTTCTTGCCAAGCGCTCTCTTCTCCACTCCCATGTAGAATTCCCACTCGAATTTCAATACCCGATTGTCGGAATTGCCAGGAGTCCGAGTGGGGATTCACAGGCGACGAATGCCGGTTCTCCACCGCTCAATCCACGCCTCGGTTTCTCAACTCAGCAGCATCTAATGCTCCAACAACTCCGGCCAAGAGTGTATGCGCTGATAACTACTTCAGGGGATATGGAAATTATCCAAACTACATGGCTAACACAAAGTCTTTTAAGGCCAAACTGAGGTCCTATAGTGCCCCGAAACAAAGACCAGAACCAGGGCCGAAGAAGAGGCTTTCCCTTAATGAATTGATGGAGTCAAGGAATAGCCTAAGTGGGGTTAGAATGCAAAGGTCATGTTCTCAAGTTCAAGACGCCATtagtttcaaaaatactgtaatgGGGAAACTTGATAGGTGCTCAGATGTTGGGAGAGAGACAGAGAGGACCTATTTGCAGAGAAGATAG